In one Paraburkholderia azotifigens genomic region, the following are encoded:
- a CDS encoding thiamine pyrophosphate-binding protein, whose product MSNKTTVGELIAAFLEQCGVKTAFGVISIHNMPILDAINTRGNIRYVGARGEAGALNMADGLARVSGGLGVAFTSTGTAAGNAAGAMVEALTAGTALVHITGQIESTYLDQDLAYIHEAPDQLAMLSSISKAAYRVRSVETALATVREAVRVAQTAPSGPVSVEIPIDIQAAEVEWPADMSAPHISTLTHDTKRVEQLADELAKAKRPLLWLGGGTRHARAQVERLVKLGFGVVTSVQGRGVLPEDHPATLGAFNVQPTVEKFYKTCDALLVVGSRLRGNETLKYKLALPQPLFRVDADALADNRGYRNDLFVHGDAAAVFDQLATLLEGRLKVDPAFAGDLAATREVAVAETGKGLGPYKRLVDVLQHAVGRDYNWVRDVTISNSTWGNRMLKIFQPRAGVHALGGGIGQGIQMAIGAALADAAAKTVCLVGDGGLMVNVGELVTAVQENANVMIVLMNDQCYGVIRNIQDAHYGGRRCYVQLHQPDFAQFCASFGLTHYRISSLDQADEIVREGMSKAGPVMVEVDMLSVGQFATAFAGPPVRKQEPEHA is encoded by the coding sequence ATGTCTAACAAAACCACCGTCGGCGAACTGATCGCCGCTTTCCTCGAACAGTGCGGCGTCAAGACTGCATTCGGCGTGATCTCGATTCACAACATGCCGATCCTCGACGCGATCAACACGCGCGGCAACATCCGCTATGTCGGCGCGCGCGGCGAAGCAGGCGCGCTGAATATGGCCGATGGTCTCGCGCGCGTGTCGGGCGGACTGGGCGTCGCGTTCACGAGCACGGGCACGGCTGCGGGCAACGCAGCGGGCGCGATGGTCGAAGCGCTGACAGCAGGCACGGCGCTCGTGCACATCACCGGCCAGATCGAATCGACGTATCTGGATCAGGATCTCGCGTACATCCACGAAGCGCCGGATCAGCTGGCGATGCTCTCGTCGATCTCGAAGGCTGCGTATCGCGTGCGTTCCGTCGAGACCGCACTCGCCACGGTGCGCGAAGCCGTGCGCGTCGCGCAGACCGCGCCGAGCGGTCCCGTCAGCGTCGAAATTCCGATCGACATTCAGGCTGCAGAAGTGGAGTGGCCTGCCGACATGAGCGCGCCGCACATCAGCACGCTCACGCACGATACGAAGCGCGTCGAACAGCTTGCCGACGAACTCGCGAAAGCGAAGCGTCCGTTGCTGTGGCTCGGCGGCGGCACGCGTCATGCACGCGCGCAGGTCGAGCGTCTGGTGAAGCTCGGCTTCGGCGTCGTGACGAGCGTGCAAGGGCGCGGCGTGCTGCCTGAAGATCATCCCGCGACGCTCGGCGCATTCAACGTGCAGCCGACCGTCGAGAAGTTCTACAAGACTTGCGATGCGCTGCTCGTGGTCGGCTCGCGTTTGCGCGGCAATGAGACGCTCAAGTACAAGCTCGCATTGCCGCAGCCGCTGTTCCGCGTCGACGCCGACGCGCTTGCCGACAACCGCGGCTATCGCAACGACCTCTTCGTTCATGGCGATGCCGCTGCCGTGTTCGATCAGCTCGCGACGCTGCTCGAGGGCCGCCTCAAGGTCGACCCGGCATTCGCAGGCGATCTCGCCGCGACGCGCGAAGTCGCCGTCGCTGAAACAGGCAAGGGCCTGGGGCCGTACAAGCGTCTCGTCGACGTGCTGCAACATGCGGTCGGCCGCGACTACAACTGGGTGCGCGACGTGACGATCTCGAACAGCACGTGGGGCAACCGCATGCTGAAGATCTTCCAGCCGCGCGCGGGCGTGCATGCGCTCGGCGGCGGCATCGGCCAGGGCATCCAGATGGCGATCGGCGCGGCGCTCGCGGATGCGGCGGCGAAGACGGTGTGTCTCGTCGGCGATGGCGGCTTGATGGTCAACGTCGGCGAACTGGTGACGGCCGTGCAGGAAAACGCGAACGTGATGATCGTGCTGATGAACGATCAATGCTACGGCGTGATCCGCAACATTCAGGACGCGCACTACGGCGGCCGCCGCTGCTACGTGCAACTGCATCAACCCGATTTCGCGCAGTTCTGCGCGAGCTTCGGCCTCACGCACTATCGGATCTCGTCGCTCGATCAGGCCGATGAAATCGTACGCGAAGGCATGTCGAAGGCGGGTCCGGTGATGGTCGAAGTGGACATGCTGTCGGTGGGCCAGTTCGCTACGGCATTTGCCGGCCCGCCCGTGCGCAAGCAGGAGCCGGAACATGCCTAA
- a CDS encoding SDR family oxidoreductase encodes MIQIDLTGQVAVVTGGSSGIGLATAELFLRAGASVAICGRDTDRLASAEASLRKQFPQAQLLAARCNVLDAEEVASFANEVKARFGRADMLVNNAGQGRVSTFADTTDEAWREELDLKYFSVIRPTRAFLPMLAQAAQQGNGSIVCVNSLLALQPEPHMVATSSARAGVQNLIKSLAVELAPQRIRVNSILIGIVESGQWRRRYQTQAQPGQSWEDWTSELARTKHIPLGRFGRPEEAAQALFYLATPLSSYTTGSHIDVSGGVARHV; translated from the coding sequence ATGATCCAGATCGATTTGACAGGACAGGTTGCAGTGGTGACGGGCGGCTCGTCCGGCATCGGACTCGCGACGGCCGAACTTTTCTTGCGCGCGGGCGCATCGGTGGCGATCTGCGGACGCGATACCGATCGTCTCGCGAGCGCCGAAGCGTCGCTGCGCAAGCAGTTTCCGCAAGCGCAATTGCTCGCCGCGCGCTGCAACGTGCTCGATGCGGAAGAGGTCGCGTCATTTGCCAACGAAGTCAAAGCACGTTTCGGCCGTGCGGACATGCTCGTGAACAACGCAGGCCAGGGCCGCGTTTCGACGTTCGCCGATACGACCGACGAAGCCTGGCGCGAAGAACTGGACCTCAAGTATTTCAGCGTGATCCGCCCGACGCGCGCGTTCCTGCCGATGCTCGCGCAAGCCGCGCAGCAAGGCAACGGCTCGATCGTCTGCGTGAATTCGCTGCTGGCATTGCAGCCCGAACCGCATATGGTCGCGACTTCGTCCGCGCGTGCGGGCGTGCAGAACCTGATCAAGTCGCTTGCCGTCGAACTCGCGCCGCAACGCATTCGCGTGAACTCGATTCTGATCGGCATCGTCGAGTCGGGCCAATGGCGCCGCCGCTACCAGACGCAGGCGCAGCCGGGTCAAAGCTGGGAAGACTGGACCAGCGAACTCGCCCGCACGAAGCACATTCCCCTCGGCCGCTTCGGCCGCCCCGAAGAGGCCGCGCAAGCGCTCTTTTATCTCGCTACACCCCTGTCGTCGTACACGACGGGAAGCCATATCGATGTCTCCGGAGGCGTTGCACGTCATGTCTAA